The Streptomyces sp. GSL17-111 region GCCCCTGCGCCGCCTGGCTCGGTGGCTTCCCCGGCCCCCGAAGTGGTGGCCGCTGCCCGCCTGCGTCCTGCTGGGCCTCCTGGCGGGCGGCGGCTGGGGCGCGTTGAGCACGCCGCAGTACACGGCCACCGGGTACGTGGTCGTCGTGCCGGGGGAGAAGTCGGACCCGACCTCCGCGCTCGGCTTCGCCCAGGCCTACGGGCGGCTCGCCACCAGCGGTGCCGTCCTCGCCGCCGCGCAGAAGGCCAGCGACGTCCCGGCCGGCACCCTGCGCGGGAGCGTGCGCTCGGCCACCTCGCCCGACGCCCCCATGATCGAGGTCACCGGCACCGCGACCGGCCCCGGGACCGCCGCCAAGCGGGCCAACGCCGTGGCCGAGGCGCTCGCCGCGAACGGCAACACCTCCGCGAAGCGCACCGGCGTCGAACTCGTGCTCTTCGCCCGGGCCCTGCCGCCCTCAGCGCCGTCCTCGCCCTCCGCGCCGCTGGCGGCCGCCGTCGGCGCGGCGGCCGGCGGGCTGGTGGGCGGGCTGACGCTGCTCGCCCGGCCGCGTTCGGCCGCGCGCCCCGAGGAGCCGGCCCCGCAGGCGAAGGAGGACGCCCGATGACCCGGCAGCGGACGGCGGACCCCGTCACCGTGAGCCTGTGCCGCGACCTGGAGGAGTTCGCCGCCCTCGGCCCGCAGTGGGACGCGCTGCACCGCCGCAGCCCGGCCGCCACCCCGTTCCAGAGCCACGCCTGGTTGCACTCGTGGTGGCTCTCCTACGGGCGTCCCGGCCGCCTGCGGCTCGTGCTGGTGCGGCAGGGCGACCGGCTCGTCGGCGCCGCACCGCTGA contains the following coding sequences:
- a CDS encoding lipopolysaccharide biosynthesis protein gives rise to the protein MPATDTTETKTAKTAKPAEPAETAKATRTTSPSRSTKPATTGPGTATPTDGGTGTATAVPGYDPPRLRDRALGAALRLVRLLRRALVRRPRPLRRLARWLPRPPKWWPLPACVLLGLLAGGGWGALSTPQYTATGYVVVVPGEKSDPTSALGFAQAYGRLATSGAVLAAAQKASDVPAGTLRGSVRSATSPDAPMIEVTGTATGPGTAAKRANAVAEALAANGNTSAKRTGVELVLFARALPPSAPSSPSAPLAAAVGAAAGGLVGGLTLLARPRSAARPEEPAPQAKEDAR